The following coding sequences are from one Parcubacteria group bacterium window:
- a CDS encoding HK97 family phage prohead protease, translating to MKIEEKYFGLGEIVFKGVNEDGTFEAVISGIKTDRYGDTIDPAGWELKAFNKNPVILWAHDHYTPTIGRATKTWVEGKELKMKGEFAPTPFAQEIKTLAENGFLRAFSVGFRPLDYKFNDSGVDFLKQELLEVSWVNVPAYAEALLTGAKQMKCGLVMKSILDLQKNIKNDKIEEEKKDGEEEEKVIFTKSELEKFKKDIEVKAGKVLSKKNRDLISSAIGAMEAALTPLNDLLEATNESADDKSGVNAEQGRTKATEAEKAPELDSATLAKIANKAIESLLLNLRKK from the coding sequence ATGAAAATCGAAGAGAAATATTTTGGGCTAGGGGAAATAGTTTTTAAAGGGGTAAATGAAGACGGAACTTTTGAAGCCGTCATTTCTGGTATTAAGACGGATAGATACGGAGATACCATTGACCCTGCTGGTTGGGAACTCAAAGCGTTCAACAAAAATCCAGTTATACTTTGGGCGCACGATCACTACACCCCGACAATCGGACGGGCTACAAAGACTTGGGTAGAGGGAAAGGAATTGAAAATGAAAGGCGAGTTTGCGCCGACACCTTTTGCGCAAGAGATTAAGACCCTTGCCGAAAATGGATTTCTTAGAGCATTTTCAGTTGGGTTCAGACCATTGGATTATAAATTCAATGATAGCGGAGTGGACTTTTTGAAACAGGAATTATTGGAAGTAAGTTGGGTAAATGTTCCGGCATACGCAGAGGCATTATTGACTGGGGCGAAGCAAATGAAGTGCGGATTGGTTATGAAGTCGATATTAGATTTGCAGAAAAATATAAAGAATGATAAAATTGAAGAAGAAAAAAAAGACGGAGAGGAAGAAGAAAAAGTTATTTTCACAAAAAGCGAATTAGAAAAATTTAAGAAAGACATTGAAGTAAAAGCAGGAAAAGTATTGAGTAAGAAAAATCGTGATTTAATATCTAGTGCAATCGGGGCTATGGAAGCTGCGCTAACTCCACTAAATGATTTGTTGGAAGCTACTAATGAATCAGCTGACGACAAGTCCGGAGTAAATGCAGAACAAGGTCGAACAAAAGCTACCGAGGCAGAAAAAGCTCCCGAGCTGGACTCTGCGACACTTGCGAAAATTGCGAACAAGGCAATAGAATCGCTATTGCTAAATTTGAGGAAGAAGTAG